In Brevundimonas subvibrioides, a genomic segment contains:
- a CDS encoding flagellar hook protein FlgE, producing MIAASIATAGIASAVARFDQSAARTAAAPLDDLAAETVERMQAKVALSANVAVLRTADDMTGTLLDMLA from the coding sequence ATGATCGCGGCCTCCATCGCTACGGCCGGCATCGCCTCGGCCGTGGCCCGGTTCGACCAGAGCGCGGCGCGCACCGCCGCCGCGCCTCTGGACGACCTCGCCGCCGAGACCGTCGAAAGGATGCAGGCGAAGGTCGCCCTGTCCGCCAACGTCGCCGTCCTGCGCACGGCCGACGACATGACCGGAACCCTGCTGGACATGCTGGCGTAA
- a CDS encoding pilus assembly protein TadG-related protein has translation MSALRTFGARFVGDRRGNVAMIFALALPPLLLMTLGGVDIARVSTVRVNVQDALDAATLAAARSQYTDDSRINQVGMAALRANLAPYDDVTLDTANTSFVLNPTTGAVVADARVSVKAMVANIFLPPYGQFFNDELPANAHSEVLRANNRIEVALVIDNTGSMAGAKLSNTKAAAIDLINRLEAADGRSLEPDAIKIALVPFSMTVRVTAGGTNTPPSWMTNATDHTGGGVYADPSNKYSVFDANATGRFTLFGRLNTTWGGCVEARGAPYDIRDTPPVAGTKASWFVPYFAPDEPDRDDYPRDSTWRNYGYQGNDYVDDGIPAITGNNPFGSGAAADTARDRAWWTRVRNTSRYSNAPRSRLHASYGPNDGCTLGPIVRLTDNFDALRAGVNDMIASGNTNVPLGTMWGWHTLSPNAPFGDGLAYNTEGLKKIIIIMTDGENVMSVANTPNESTYNGNGYIWQNRLGITSGSDADRRAKMDARFDSATPGTEDMCGNMKDKNVEVYTVAVQVGASAQALLRRCATDGNHYFPVSSASGIGDAFDRIAGAIEKLRISR, from the coding sequence GTGTCTGCACTCAGGACATTCGGGGCCCGGTTCGTCGGCGACCGGCGCGGCAACGTCGCCATGATCTTCGCTTTGGCCCTGCCGCCGTTGCTGCTGATGACCCTTGGCGGGGTCGATATCGCCCGTGTTTCCACCGTGCGCGTGAACGTCCAGGACGCCCTGGATGCCGCCACCCTGGCCGCCGCCCGCTCGCAGTACACTGATGATTCCCGCATCAATCAGGTCGGCATGGCCGCCCTGAGGGCCAATCTGGCCCCCTACGACGACGTCACCCTGGACACGGCCAACACGAGTTTCGTCCTGAACCCGACCACCGGCGCGGTCGTGGCCGACGCCAGGGTCAGCGTCAAGGCCATGGTCGCCAACATCTTCCTGCCGCCCTATGGCCAGTTCTTCAACGACGAGCTGCCGGCCAATGCCCATTCCGAGGTGCTGCGGGCCAACAACCGGATCGAGGTCGCCCTGGTGATCGACAACACCGGATCGATGGCCGGTGCCAAACTGTCCAACACCAAGGCCGCCGCCATCGACCTGATCAACCGGCTGGAGGCCGCCGACGGTCGCTCGCTCGAGCCGGACGCGATCAAGATCGCGCTGGTGCCCTTCTCCATGACGGTTCGGGTCACAGCGGGCGGCACCAACACTCCGCCCAGCTGGATGACAAATGCCACGGATCACACCGGCGGCGGGGTCTATGCGGATCCGTCCAATAAATACAGCGTGTTCGACGCCAATGCGACGGGCCGGTTCACCCTGTTCGGTCGCCTGAACACCACCTGGGGCGGCTGCGTGGAGGCGCGCGGGGCGCCCTACGACATTCGCGACACGCCTCCGGTCGCGGGGACCAAGGCCAGCTGGTTCGTGCCCTATTTCGCCCCGGACGAGCCGGACAGGGACGATTATCCCAGGGACTCGACCTGGAGAAACTATGGCTACCAGGGCAACGACTATGTGGATGACGGCATCCCGGCCATCACCGGCAACAATCCGTTCGGTTCCGGGGCGGCGGCGGACACGGCCCGGGACAGGGCCTGGTGGACCCGGGTCCGAAATACCAGCCGATATTCCAACGCCCCGCGCAGCAGGTTGCACGCCTCCTATGGTCCCAATGACGGCTGTACCCTCGGGCCGATCGTCCGTCTGACGGACAACTTCGACGCCCTGCGCGCGGGGGTGAACGACATGATCGCGTCCGGCAACACCAATGTCCCCCTCGGTACGATGTGGGGCTGGCACACCCTGTCGCCCAACGCCCCGTTCGGTGACGGCCTTGCCTACAACACAGAGGGGCTGAAGAAGATCATCATCATCATGACGGACGGCGAAAACGTGATGAGCGTGGCCAACACCCCCAACGAGAGCACCTACAACGGCAACGGCTACATCTGGCAGAACCGGCTGGGCATCACCTCGGGCAGCGACGCGGACCGCCGGGCAAAAATGGACGCCCGTTTCGACAGCGCCACCCCCGGCACCGAGGATATGTGCGGAAACATGAAGGACAAGAACGTCGAGGTTTACACTGTGGCCGTCCAGGTCGGTGCCTCGGCCCAGGCCCTGCTGCGGCGCTGCGCCACTGACGGCAACCACTATTTCCCGGTCAGCAGCGCCTCCGGCATCGGGGACGCCTTCGACCGCATCGCAGGTGCCATCGAAAAACTGCGGATCAGCCGATGA
- the mtgA gene encoding monofunctional biosynthetic peptidoglycan transglycosylase gives MSDTPIPSERPRRKARPILTLLMVLALLPFGGVLIHRFAPVPLTLLMLREGLAGHGMDYRWKPLGDISPHLVVSAIAAEDARFCSHRGFDLEAIEKAMKDNESGRRMRGGSTISQQTAKNVFLWPGRDWVRKGLEAGYTVLIETGWGKRRIMEVYLNVAEMGPGIFGAEAAARHWFGKSAADLSPREAARIAAILPSPRRYNAGTPGPYVRRRAARIQASARVVRNEGLAACVL, from the coding sequence ATGAGCGACACACCGATCCCGTCAGAGCGCCCGCGCCGCAAGGCCCGCCCGATCCTGACCCTCCTCATGGTCCTGGCCCTGCTGCCGTTCGGCGGGGTGCTGATCCACCGCTTTGCCCCGGTGCCCCTTACCCTGCTGATGCTCCGGGAGGGTCTGGCCGGACACGGGATGGACTATCGCTGGAAGCCGCTTGGCGACATCTCCCCCCACCTGGTCGTCTCGGCCATTGCGGCAGAGGACGCGCGCTTCTGCAGCCACAGGGGCTTCGACCTGGAGGCCATCGAAAAGGCAATGAAGGACAACGAGAGCGGTCGCAGGATGCGCGGCGGCTCAACCATCAGCCAGCAGACGGCCAAGAACGTCTTCCTGTGGCCCGGCCGCGACTGGGTCCGCAAGGGACTGGAGGCGGGCTACACCGTCCTGATCGAGACGGGCTGGGGCAAACGCCGCATCATGGAAGTCTATCTGAACGTCGCCGAGATGGGCCCTGGCATCTTTGGTGCCGAGGCCGCCGCCCGCCACTGGTTCGGCAAATCGGCCGCGGACCTCAGCCCCCGCGAGGCCGCCCGCATCGCCGCCATCCTGCCCAGTCCGCGCCGCTACAATGCCGGAACCCCCGGCCCCTATGTCCGCCGGCGGGCCGCACGCATCCAGGCTTCGGCCCGGGTGGTCCGCAACGAGGGTCTGGCCGCCTGCGTGCTCTGA
- a CDS encoding WD40 repeat domain-containing protein yields MTTFSFDAQVTSAHFDRSGAVFALGDGSVRFEDGVFDAVHDGAVLCATVHPSGEGLVTGGDDGRVIWSRKGEAGVLATAPGPGTGGWIDAIAASPETKLIAFSSGKTLSVIDATDAGFRRDFQHERTVSGVAFDPKGRRVATSTYGGACLWFARIADQKPTKLVWAGSHTGVTFSPDGAFVVTTMQDMQLHGWRLKDSKNMRMGGYPSKIRAMAFLSKGSLLATSGAQGAVLWPFTGSNGPMGREASEIGFDDATTVTLVAASNPHGRLAAGLADGRVWVADPAGQGLNFVKAEKGAPIVALALSPDTTRVAWADEDGRAGVADVVID; encoded by the coding sequence ATGACCACCTTCTCCTTCGACGCCCAGGTCACCTCAGCGCATTTCGACAGGTCCGGCGCGGTCTTCGCCCTGGGCGACGGCTCGGTCCGGTTCGAGGACGGTGTGTTCGATGCCGTGCACGATGGCGCGGTCCTGTGCGCCACCGTCCACCCCTCCGGAGAAGGTCTGGTCACCGGGGGCGACGACGGGCGGGTGATCTGGAGCCGCAAGGGCGAGGCCGGTGTCCTGGCCACCGCACCGGGCCCCGGCACAGGCGGCTGGATCGATGCGATCGCCGCATCGCCAGAGACGAAGCTGATCGCCTTTTCGTCCGGAAAGACGCTATCGGTCATTGACGCCACAGACGCTGGTTTCCGGCGCGATTTCCAGCACGAGCGCACGGTGTCCGGCGTCGCTTTCGATCCCAAAGGCCGCCGCGTCGCCACCTCGACCTATGGCGGAGCCTGCCTTTGGTTCGCCCGTATCGCCGACCAGAAGCCGACGAAGCTGGTCTGGGCCGGATCGCACACCGGCGTGACCTTCTCGCCGGACGGGGCCTTCGTCGTCACCACCATGCAGGACATGCAGCTGCATGGCTGGCGGCTGAAGGATTCGAAGAACATGCGCATGGGCGGCTATCCATCGAAGATTCGCGCCATGGCCTTCCTGTCGAAGGGGTCGCTGCTGGCCACCTCGGGCGCGCAGGGGGCGGTGCTGTGGCCCTTCACCGGCTCAAACGGCCCGATGGGGCGCGAGGCGTCGGAGATCGGCTTCGACGACGCCACCACCGTCACCCTGGTCGCCGCCTCCAATCCGCACGGCCGGCTGGCGGCAGGTCTCGCCGACGGCCGCGTCTGGGTCGCCGATCCGGCGGGTCAGGGCCTGAACTTCGTCAAGGCCGAAAAGGGCGCGCCCATCGTCGCCCTGGCCCTCAGCCCCGATACCACGCGCGTCGCCTGGGCCGACGAGGACGGCCGGGCCGGGGTCGCGGACGTCGTGATCGACTGA
- a CDS encoding type II toxin-antitoxin system VapC family toxin yields the protein MTITIDTNVLVRLIVGDDADQTRSARTEVLAAERVVVTLVALCEAVWVLKSRYGFGRAEIGSAIGVFLSIPSVIVDRPTVEHGLAHLNEGGDFTDAIIAAEGLALGSQSFVSFDRKAIRRLTQSGLAARLPGALAK from the coding sequence TTGACGATCACGATTGACACCAACGTCCTCGTCCGTCTGATCGTCGGCGACGATGCGGACCAGACCCGGTCGGCTCGCACCGAAGTTCTCGCGGCGGAACGGGTGGTGGTGACCCTGGTCGCCCTGTGCGAAGCGGTATGGGTCCTGAAAAGCCGATACGGCTTTGGTCGCGCTGAAATTGGGAGCGCGATCGGAGTGTTCCTGTCGATTCCGTCCGTGATCGTGGACAGACCGACGGTCGAACACGGACTGGCGCATCTGAACGAAGGCGGTGACTTCACCGATGCAATCATCGCAGCGGAAGGGCTGGCGCTCGGCAGCCAAAGCTTTGTTTCGTTCGATCGCAAGGCGATCCGTCGACTGACTCAATCGGGTTTGGCAGCGAGACTGCCGGGCGCCTTGGCGAAATGA
- a CDS encoding AbrB/MazE/SpoVT family DNA-binding domain-containing protein gives MELTMTSKGQITINKTLRDGLGAKPGQKLRVEVRPDGGLVIPPVRPATKTWDDLIGILKPPPGTPPVSIEEMNETIASGWAGELDDHD, from the coding sequence ATGGAACTGACGATGACATCCAAGGGTCAGATTACGATCAACAAGACCCTGCGCGACGGGCTGGGTGCCAAACCCGGACAGAAGCTGCGCGTCGAAGTGCGGCCCGACGGGGGCCTCGTGATTCCTCCCGTAAGGCCGGCCACCAAAACCTGGGACGATCTCATCGGCATCCTGAAACCGCCTCCGGGGACGCCACCCGTGTCGATCGAAGAGATGAACGAGACCATCGCCAGCGGGTGGGCAGGCGAACTTGACGATCACGATTGA
- a CDS encoding CobW family GTP-binding protein — translation MTDTRIPVTVLTGYLGAGKTTLLNRILTEDHGKRYAVIVNEFGEIGIDNDLVVGADEDVFEMNNGCVCCTVRGDLIRVVAGLMKRQKPGAPAFDAIIVETTGLADPGPVAQTFFVDEDVKAKTKLDSVTTLVDARHVMARLDDSKEAREQVAFADRIILNKTDLATPAELTAVEARLRALNPLAPITRAERANVPLDQVLGLHGFDLERILDLHPEFANPAHGEAGHVHDEHCGHDHHGHDHHHDEVHEVHANPDSAHSAHGPRGHSHGDDIRGISLSLDRPMNGVKFTQWLDTLLGQQGQNILRAKGIIDVQGEDRRLVFQAVHMILEGDLQREWGPAERRWSRAVFIGRDLDEAALKAGFEGCAA, via the coding sequence ATGACCGACACACGCATTCCCGTCACCGTCCTCACCGGCTACCTCGGCGCAGGCAAGACCACCCTTCTGAACCGCATCCTCACCGAGGACCACGGCAAGCGCTATGCCGTCATCGTCAATGAGTTCGGCGAGATCGGCATCGACAACGACCTGGTCGTCGGTGCCGACGAGGATGTGTTCGAGATGAACAACGGCTGCGTCTGCTGCACCGTGCGCGGCGACCTGATCCGCGTCGTCGCCGGCCTGATGAAACGCCAGAAGCCCGGCGCCCCCGCATTCGATGCCATCATCGTCGAGACCACGGGCCTCGCCGATCCCGGCCCGGTCGCCCAGACCTTCTTCGTGGACGAGGACGTCAAGGCGAAGACGAAACTGGACAGCGTCACCACCCTGGTCGACGCCAGACACGTCATGGCCCGCCTGGATGACTCGAAGGAGGCCCGCGAACAGGTCGCCTTTGCCGACCGCATCATCCTCAACAAGACCGACCTGGCGACGCCCGCTGAACTGACCGCCGTCGAGGCCCGCCTGCGCGCCCTGAACCCGCTGGCGCCGATCACCCGCGCCGAACGCGCGAACGTGCCGCTGGACCAGGTCCTGGGGCTGCATGGCTTCGATCTGGAGCGCATCCTCGATCTCCACCCCGAGTTCGCCAATCCGGCCCACGGTGAGGCCGGCCACGTCCACGACGAACACTGCGGCCATGACCATCACGGCCACGACCACCACCATGACGAAGTGCACGAAGTACACGCGAATCCGGACAGTGCACATTCGGCCCACGGCCCGCGCGGCCACAGCCACGGCGACGACATCCGCGGCATCTCCCTCAGCCTCGACCGGCCCATGAACGGCGTGAAGTTCACCCAGTGGCTGGACACGCTGCTGGGCCAGCAGGGCCAGAACATCCTCCGCGCCAAGGGGATCATCGACGTCCAGGGCGAGGACCGCCGCCTGGTCTTCCAGGCCGTCCACATGATCCTGGAGGGCGACCTCCAGCGCGAATGGGGACCCGCCGAACGCCGCTGGAGCCGCGCCGTCTTCATCGGCCGCGACCTCGACGAGGCGGCGTTGAAGGCGGGGTTCGAGGGGTGCGCCGCTTGA
- a CDS encoding DUF1295 domain-containing protein, protein MTLIELAGLLGLNLVLVVAVMLGLWTLALRLKDVSFIDGVWPLGMLFLALITFPRTDGDPVRKGLLLWLCAVWAIRLGWHLLHRWRGHGADGRYTDIVEHQEKTHGWSFAKTALLFVFLPQGFLAWLTCLPVQLGQVEPMPPMGSIGWIGAVIVVVGIAFESIGDAQLAAFRKDPGNRGKVLDTGLWRYTRHPNYFGDACVWWGLWLIAAETGWIGFASILGPIFLTFTLTKWSGIGITEKSTARTKPQYADYIRRTSAFIPMPPRKD, encoded by the coding sequence ATGACGCTGATCGAACTCGCCGGCCTGCTGGGCCTGAACCTGGTGCTTGTCGTCGCCGTGATGCTGGGTCTGTGGACCCTGGCGCTTCGGCTGAAGGACGTCAGCTTCATCGACGGGGTCTGGCCGCTGGGGATGCTGTTCCTGGCGCTGATCACCTTTCCCCGGACGGACGGCGATCCGGTGCGGAAGGGGCTGCTGCTGTGGTTATGCGCGGTCTGGGCGATCCGGCTGGGCTGGCACCTGCTGCACCGCTGGCGCGGGCACGGGGCGGACGGGCGCTATACCGACATCGTCGAGCATCAGGAAAAGACCCACGGCTGGAGCTTTGCGAAAACGGCTCTGCTGTTCGTCTTCCTGCCGCAGGGTTTCCTGGCCTGGCTGACCTGTCTGCCGGTGCAACTGGGGCAGGTCGAGCCGATGCCCCCGATGGGGTCGATCGGCTGGATCGGGGCGGTGATCGTGGTCGTCGGCATCGCCTTCGAAAGCATCGGCGACGCCCAGCTGGCGGCGTTTCGCAAGGACCCCGGGAACAGGGGCAAGGTGCTGGACACCGGCCTGTGGCGCTATACGCGACACCCGAACTATTTCGGCGACGCCTGCGTCTGGTGGGGGCTGTGGCTGATCGCGGCAGAGACGGGCTGGATCGGGTTCGCCTCGATCCTGGGGCCGATCTTCCTGACCTTCACCCTGACCAAGTGGTCGGGCATCGGCATCACCGAGAAATCGACGGCCCGGACCAAGCCGCAGTATGCCGACTACATCCGCCGGACCAGCGCCTTCATCCCGATGCCGCCCAGGAAGGACTGA
- the glk gene encoding glucokinase — MSDSKTLLVGDVGGTNARFALARMEGGQIVLDHHESFPAEQYPTFLSGVKAFIDGCGTKPSGGVIAVAGPVEDGAIDLTNSPWAVSETELATLGLNPVKLINDFEALAWGAPVIPSENLEKLGGPDAGDPHSTIAVLGPGTGFGVSALIRDAHGGEMAMPSEGGHACFPPGDPVEDEILRILRRRYDRVSIERLICGPGLLNMHRALAEIDGRETHIEDPAEITKTALADPDSPCGATLARFCAILGAVAGDIALTTGARGGVYIAGGIAPRILPFLKASPFRQRFERKGRFRDYMADIPTWVITHKHAALLGSARVAFDEAG; from the coding sequence ATGAGTGACAGCAAGACGCTCCTCGTAGGCGACGTCGGCGGGACCAACGCCCGCTTCGCCCTGGCCCGGATGGAGGGTGGCCAGATCGTTCTGGACCATCACGAGAGCTTCCCGGCCGAACAGTATCCGACCTTTCTTTCCGGGGTGAAGGCCTTCATCGACGGCTGCGGGACCAAGCCGTCCGGCGGGGTCATCGCCGTGGCCGGGCCGGTCGAGGACGGGGCCATCGACCTGACCAACTCGCCCTGGGCGGTGTCGGAGACGGAACTGGCGACGCTGGGCCTCAACCCCGTCAAGCTGATCAACGACTTCGAGGCCCTGGCCTGGGGCGCGCCGGTCATTCCGTCCGAAAACCTGGAAAAGCTGGGCGGTCCCGACGCCGGCGATCCCCATTCGACCATCGCGGTCCTCGGGCCCGGCACCGGCTTCGGCGTCTCGGCCCTGATCCGCGACGCCCACGGCGGCGAGATGGCCATGCCGTCCGAGGGGGGGCACGCCTGTTTCCCCCCCGGCGATCCCGTCGAGGACGAGATCCTGCGCATCCTGCGCCGCCGCTACGACCGCGTCTCGATCGAGCGGCTGATCTGTGGCCCGGGCCTGCTGAACATGCACCGGGCCCTGGCCGAGATCGACGGACGCGAGACCCATATCGAGGACCCGGCCGAGATCACGAAAACCGCCCTGGCCGACCCCGACAGCCCCTGCGGCGCGACGCTCGCCCGGTTCTGCGCCATTCTGGGCGCCGTCGCCGGCGACATCGCCCTGACCACCGGGGCCCGCGGCGGGGTCTATATCGCAGGGGGTATCGCGCCGCGCATCCTGCCCTTCCTGAAGGCCAGCCCCTTCCGCCAGCGGTTCGAGAGGAAGGGCCGGTTCAGGGACTATATGGCCGACATCCCGACCTGGGTGATCACCCACAAACACGCCGCCCTTCTGGGCTCAGCGCGGGTCGCGTTCGACGAGGCGGGATAA
- the edd gene encoding phosphogluconate dehydratase yields MALHPVVADVTARIIERSKDTRADYVRRMDAARDSGVGRAKLSCANWAHAFAGQTIADKLTAMTGKTPNVGIVTAYNDMLSAHQPFERFPEVIRRATREVGATAQVAGGTPAMCDGVTQGRPGMELSLFSRDVIAMSVGVALTHDAFDAAMMLGVCDKIVPGLFMGALAFGHLPVVFAPAGPMPSGIPNAEKARVRAEYAQGKVGRDVLLASEIGSYHSPGTCTFYGTANSNQMMMELGGLHMPSTAFVHPETGLRDALTAAAAKRAVELAQSGEGRMADVIDEKSVVNMIVALLATGGSTNHAIHLVAMARAAGVLIDWTDMDELSAVTPLLARIYPNGTADVNAFQAAGGVAFVARELAEAGHIHSDVTTIMGRGIHHYFREPALIDGELVWKDGVTESLDRDILRPASDPFDTEGGLRLVKGNLGRAVIKISAVKPQHRIVEGPARVFDAQEDVLAAFQRGELDTGGVIVLRFQGPRANGMPELHSLSPLMSVLQDRGVPIALVTDGRMSGASGKTPAAIHVTPEALDGGPLAYVQDGDIVRLDAEAGTLAIAADLTTRDRARPGSVQSWGYGRELFGAFRSVVSSAEQGASVCFVAEPTSQQPEIRDVADANVQNRAVDA; encoded by the coding sequence ATGGCCCTGCACCCCGTGGTCGCGGACGTCACCGCCCGCATCATCGAACGCTCGAAAGACACCCGCGCCGACTACGTCCGCCGCATGGACGCCGCCCGCGACAGCGGCGTCGGCCGCGCCAAGCTTTCCTGCGCCAACTGGGCCCACGCCTTCGCGGGCCAGACCATCGCCGACAAGCTGACCGCCATGACGGGCAAGACGCCCAACGTCGGCATCGTCACCGCCTACAACGACATGCTGTCGGCCCACCAGCCGTTCGAGCGCTTCCCCGAGGTGATCCGCAGGGCGACCCGCGAAGTCGGCGCGACCGCCCAGGTCGCGGGCGGCACCCCGGCCATGTGCGACGGGGTCACCCAAGGGCGGCCCGGCATGGAACTGTCGCTGTTCAGCCGCGACGTCATCGCCATGTCGGTCGGGGTCGCCCTGACCCACGACGCCTTCGACGCGGCCATGATGCTGGGGGTCTGCGACAAGATCGTGCCCGGACTGTTCATGGGCGCGCTCGCCTTCGGCCACCTGCCCGTCGTCTTCGCCCCCGCCGGTCCCATGCCCAGCGGCATCCCCAATGCCGAGAAGGCCCGCGTCCGGGCCGAATATGCGCAAGGCAAGGTCGGCCGCGACGTGCTGCTGGCCAGCGAGATCGGCTCCTACCACTCGCCGGGCACCTGCACCTTCTACGGCACGGCGAATTCCAACCAGATGATGATGGAGCTGGGCGGCCTGCACATGCCCTCCACCGCCTTCGTCCACCCGGAGACGGGCCTGAGAGATGCCCTGACGGCGGCGGCGGCGAAACGCGCCGTCGAGCTGGCGCAGTCCGGCGAGGGCCGCATGGCCGACGTCATCGACGAGAAGTCCGTCGTCAACATGATCGTGGCCCTGCTGGCTACCGGCGGATCGACCAACCACGCCATCCACCTGGTCGCCATGGCGCGGGCGGCGGGGGTGCTGATCGACTGGACCGACATGGACGAGCTGTCGGCCGTGACGCCTCTTCTGGCGCGCATCTATCCCAACGGCACGGCCGATGTGAACGCCTTCCAGGCCGCCGGCGGCGTGGCCTTCGTTGCGCGTGAACTGGCCGAGGCCGGTCACATCCATTCCGACGTCACCACCATCATGGGCCGGGGCATCCATCACTATTTCCGGGAACCGGCGCTGATCGACGGCGAACTCGTCTGGAAGGACGGCGTGACCGAGAGTCTGGACCGCGACATCCTGCGCCCCGCCTCCGACCCCTTCGACACCGAGGGCGGCCTGCGTCTGGTGAAGGGCAACCTCGGCCGGGCCGTGATCAAGATCTCGGCGGTCAAGCCGCAGCACCGCATCGTCGAGGGCCCCGCCCGGGTGTTCGACGCCCAGGAAGACGTCCTGGCCGCCTTCCAGCGCGGCGAGCTCGACACCGGCGGCGTCATCGTCTTGCGCTTCCAGGGCCCCAGGGCCAACGGCATGCCCGAACTGCATTCCCTGTCGCCCTTGATGAGCGTGCTCCAGGACCGCGGCGTGCCCATCGCCCTGGTCACCGACGGCCGCATGTCCGGAGCCTCCGGCAAGACCCCCGCCGCCATCCACGTCACACCCGAGGCGCTGGACGGCGGCCCGCTGGCCTATGTCCAGGACGGCGACATCGTCCGCCTGGACGCCGAGGCGGGCACCCTGGCCATCGCCGCCGACCTGACGACCCGCGACCGTGCCCGTCCGGGGTCGGTCCAGAGCTGGGGCTATGGTCGCGAGCTGTTCGGCGCCTTCCGGTCGGTGGTCTCCTCCGCCGAACAGGGGGCCTCGGTCTGTTTCGTCGCCGAGCCGACAAGCCAGCAACCAGAGATCCGCGATGTAGCGGACGCGAATGTACAGAACAGGGCAGTGGACGCATGA
- the pgl gene encoding 6-phosphogluconolactonase, translating into MLETVPTADAWAATIADRLEETLAAAILANGRALFAGPGGSTPSPVYGRLARADLAWSNIAVTLVDERYVPETSMESNARLIREVLLQGPAAAATFVPLYHPEVTVDRAAAKAAHAVAEAGGRFDAVLLGMGEDGHICSMFPNSPTLKTLLTPTLKPAIYGVPHGRDGAAPSLERLSINLPYLMSARRVVLALKGTAKRSVFEREAGGDPATQPVAAMIAAKVPLEVVWTEAA; encoded by the coding sequence ATGCTTGAGACCGTTCCCACCGCCGATGCCTGGGCCGCCACCATTGCCGACCGGCTCGAGGAAACCCTCGCCGCCGCCATCCTCGCCAACGGTCGCGCCCTGTTCGCCGGGCCCGGCGGGTCGACACCCTCGCCCGTCTACGGCCGTCTGGCCCGGGCCGACCTCGCGTGGTCCAACATCGCCGTCACCCTCGTGGACGAACGCTACGTGCCCGAGACCTCAATGGAGTCGAACGCCCGGCTGATCAGGGAAGTCCTCCTGCAGGGACCCGCCGCGGCGGCGACCTTTGTCCCGCTATATCACCCGGAGGTCACTGTCGACCGCGCGGCGGCGAAGGCAGCCCATGCTGTCGCTGAGGCCGGCGGCCGCTTCGACGCGGTCCTGCTGGGCATGGGGGAAGACGGTCATATCTGCTCGATGTTCCCGAACAGCCCGACGCTGAAGACCCTGCTCACCCCCACCCTGAAGCCCGCAATCTACGGCGTGCCCCACGGACGCGACGGGGCCGCGCCCAGCCTCGAGCGCCTGTCGATCAATCTGCCATATCTGATGTCGGCCCGTCGCGTCGTCCTGGCCCTCAAAGGCACCGCCAAGCGTTCGGTGTTCGAGCGCGAGGCAGGCGGCGACCCGGCCACGCAACCCGTCGCGGCGATGATCGCGGCGAAGGTTCCCCTCGAAGTCGTCTGGACGGAGGCTGCCTGA